One Nocardioides luti DNA window includes the following coding sequences:
- a CDS encoding response regulator transcription factor produces MAQRVLVVEDEEDIAFPLVRTLEREGYSVHWVDNGQKALDSLSAEPADVVILDLGLPDFDGLEVCKRAREAGFSGAIMIVTARAGELDRVVGLDYGADDYLAKPFGLAELQARVRALLRRTTGPGTTTTSNANGHGGLRIDVAARRVYAGEDEVPLTGKEFEVLNILAANRDKVVSRGRLMADVWDENWYGSTKTLDVTIGRLRQKLESQGVTERVVAVRGVGFRLEGGPPDA; encoded by the coding sequence ATGGCGCAACGAGTTCTGGTGGTCGAGGACGAGGAGGACATCGCGTTCCCCCTCGTCCGGACGCTGGAGCGCGAGGGGTACTCCGTCCACTGGGTCGACAACGGCCAGAAGGCCCTCGACAGCCTCTCGGCCGAGCCAGCGGACGTCGTCATCCTCGATCTCGGGCTCCCTGACTTCGACGGGCTCGAGGTCTGCAAGCGAGCCCGCGAGGCCGGCTTCTCGGGGGCGATCATGATCGTCACCGCGCGGGCCGGCGAGCTCGACCGCGTCGTCGGGCTCGACTACGGAGCCGACGACTACCTGGCCAAGCCCTTCGGGCTGGCCGAGCTCCAGGCGCGGGTCCGCGCCCTGTTGCGCCGTACCACCGGTCCTGGGACCACCACGACGTCGAACGCCAACGGCCACGGTGGCCTGCGGATCGACGTCGCGGCCCGGCGTGTCTACGCCGGCGAGGACGAGGTCCCGCTGACCGGCAAGGAGTTCGAGGTGCTGAACATCCTCGCCGCCAACCGGGACAAGGTCGTCTCCCGCGGCCGGCTGATGGCCGACGTGTGGGACGAGAACTGGTACGGCTCGACCAAGACGCTCGACGTCACGATCGGTCGGTTGCGCCAGAAGCTCGAGAGCCAAGGTGTCACCGAGCGCGTCGTGGCCGTTCGAGGCGTGGGGTTCCGCCTCGAAGGCGGCCCCCCGGATGCGTGA
- the ligD gene encoding non-homologous end-joining DNA ligase, with translation MSPTGEELHVDVEGRTLKISNLGKVLFPATGTTKGEVLNYYARIAPVLLPHLKDRAVTRIRWPHGVQDKSFFEKNAPAGTPSWVRTAKVPTTGSRGPSRNGDTLVFPIVDDLATLTWLVNLAALELHVHQWTVGRNGRPRNADRLVIDLDPGDPAGLHECCQVALLVREALHARDLETKPVTSGSKGLHLYADLPGRMPSDDSTALAKEVAEALQQAHPKDVTATMTKAKRSGKVFLDWSQNAGSKTTISPYSLRGRERPYVATPVTWAEVEAGAEDPLGLEQFRFDEVLDRVEEHGDLFA, from the coding sequence GTGAGCCCGACCGGCGAGGAGCTGCACGTCGACGTCGAGGGGCGCACCCTCAAGATCAGCAACCTCGGCAAGGTGCTGTTCCCGGCGACCGGCACGACCAAGGGTGAGGTGCTCAACTACTACGCCCGGATCGCGCCGGTGCTGCTGCCCCACCTGAAGGACCGGGCGGTGACCCGGATCCGCTGGCCGCACGGCGTGCAGGACAAGAGCTTCTTCGAGAAGAACGCCCCGGCCGGCACCCCGTCGTGGGTGCGGACCGCGAAGGTCCCGACGACCGGCTCCCGCGGACCGTCGAGGAACGGCGACACCCTGGTCTTCCCGATCGTCGACGACCTCGCGACGCTCACCTGGCTGGTCAACCTGGCCGCGCTGGAGCTGCACGTGCACCAGTGGACGGTCGGGCGCAACGGCCGGCCCCGCAACGCCGACCGCCTCGTGATCGACCTCGACCCAGGCGACCCGGCCGGCCTGCACGAGTGCTGCCAGGTGGCGCTGCTGGTCCGCGAGGCGCTGCACGCGCGCGACCTCGAGACCAAGCCGGTCACCAGCGGCAGCAAGGGGCTGCACCTCTACGCCGACCTGCCCGGCCGGATGCCGTCCGACGACTCGACTGCCCTGGCCAAGGAGGTCGCGGAGGCCCTCCAGCAGGCCCACCCGAAGGACGTCACGGCCACGATGACCAAGGCCAAGCGCTCCGGCAAGGTGTTCCTCGACTGGTCGCAGAACGCCGGCTCGAAGACCACGATCTCGCCGTACTCCCTGCGCGGGCGCGAGCGGCCGTACGTCGCCACGCCGGTCACCTGGGCGGAGGTCGAGGCGGGCGCCGAGGACCCGCTCGGCCTCGAGCAGTTCCGCTTCGACGAGGTGCTCGACCGGGTCGAGGAGCACGGCGACCTCTTCGCCTGA
- a CDS encoding L,D-transpeptidase family protein — MKRLLPLLLLATALVTGPLPASVAAPAPAAAATTELVRLDGVTVRLKPRTTQVVTVNHTRGHHARVTFWALSHGEWVARFRAVDGRIGYAGLVAPTERVQGSGKTPLGTHRLPWAFGTHARRDGWETSYRRIGRDDYWVLDNASDHYNEWRSRRQGGFRWRLPASDPNASEHLRDYPQQYEYAVTTSFNHTQVRHRGGAIFLHVNGRGATAGCVSAPRWFLRRLLGRLDADRVPVIAIGR; from the coding sequence GTGAAGCGCCTGCTCCCGCTCCTGCTGCTCGCGACGGCCCTGGTCACCGGTCCGCTGCCGGCCTCGGTCGCGGCCCCTGCCCCCGCCGCCGCCGCGACCACCGAGCTGGTCCGCCTGGACGGCGTGACGGTGCGGCTCAAGCCGCGCACGACGCAGGTCGTGACGGTCAACCACACCCGCGGCCACCACGCCCGGGTCACGTTCTGGGCGCTCAGCCACGGGGAGTGGGTGGCCCGCTTCCGGGCGGTGGACGGCAGGATCGGCTACGCCGGCCTGGTCGCCCCGACCGAGCGGGTCCAGGGGTCGGGGAAGACGCCGCTCGGCACCCACCGCCTGCCGTGGGCGTTCGGCACGCACGCCCGCCGGGACGGCTGGGAGACGTCGTACCGCCGGATCGGCCGGGACGACTACTGGGTGCTCGACAACGCCTCCGACCACTACAACGAGTGGCGCAGCCGCCGCCAGGGCGGCTTCCGCTGGCGGCTGCCGGCGAGCGACCCGAACGCCTCGGAGCACCTGCGCGACTACCCGCAGCAGTACGAGTACGCCGTCACGACGAGCTTCAACCACACCCAGGTGCGGCACCGCGGCGGCGCGATCTTCCTGCACGTCAACGGGCGCGGGGCCACCGCCGGCTGCGTCAGCGCGCCGCGCTGGTTCCTGCGCCGGCTGCTCGGCCGTCTGGACGCCGACCGCGTCCCCGTGATCGCGATCGGCCGGTGA
- the ligD gene encoding non-homologous end-joining DNA ligase, protein MRPMLATKGTHVPAGSEWSHEVKWDGMRVLVEADGGVARLFSRNENDVTVSFPELQGIPGERLLLDGEVVAFADGLPTFGALADRMHVRSATRAAALARTNPVTLLVFDVLRAGDRDLTRLTLAERREVLLGLDLQDDRWQTPPTYDDGPMLFEATRQQGLEGIVSKRLSSRYEPGARSKHWLKFPHRARTSWVVGGWRPETGSAHRLGALLVGEPTPEGLVYRGRVGSGIAGKVGPVLLEALGPLARGASPFVDEVPRLDALGTHWVDPVLVVDVESLGLSSQQRLRQPSYRGVRPDLSPEDLL, encoded by the coding sequence ATGCGTCCGATGCTGGCCACCAAGGGCACCCACGTCCCGGCCGGGAGCGAGTGGTCCCACGAGGTGAAGTGGGACGGCATGCGGGTGCTGGTCGAGGCGGACGGCGGCGTCGCCCGGCTCTTCTCGCGCAACGAGAACGACGTGACCGTCAGCTTCCCCGAGCTCCAGGGGATCCCGGGGGAGCGGCTGCTGCTCGACGGCGAGGTGGTCGCCTTCGCCGACGGGCTGCCGACGTTCGGCGCGCTGGCGGACCGGATGCACGTGCGCAGCGCGACCCGGGCGGCCGCGCTGGCGCGGACCAACCCGGTCACGCTGCTGGTCTTCGACGTGCTCCGCGCCGGCGACCGCGACCTGACCCGGCTCACGCTCGCCGAGCGCCGTGAGGTGCTTCTTGGGCTGGACCTCCAGGACGACCGCTGGCAGACGCCGCCGACGTACGACGACGGGCCGATGCTCTTCGAGGCGACCCGCCAGCAGGGGCTCGAGGGGATCGTCAGCAAGCGGCTGTCCTCGCGCTACGAGCCCGGCGCCCGCAGCAAGCACTGGCTGAAGTTCCCGCACCGGGCCCGGACCTCGTGGGTGGTCGGCGGCTGGCGACCCGAGACCGGCAGCGCGCACCGCCTGGGGGCGCTGCTGGTGGGGGAGCCGACACCGGAGGGGCTCGTCTACCGCGGCCGGGTCGGCAGCGGCATCGCCGGCAAGGTCGGGCCGGTCCTGCTCGAGGCGCTGGGGCCGCTGGCGCGCGGGGCCAGCCCGTTCGTCGACGAGGTGCCCCGGCTCGACGCGCTCGGCACGCACTGGGTCGACCCCGTCCTGGTCGTCGACGTCGAGTCGCTCGGCCTGTCCTCGCAGCAGCGCCTCCGCCAGCCGTCGTACCGTGGGGTCCGCCCCGACCTCAGCCCCGAGGACCTCCTGTGA
- a CDS encoding Ku protein — translation MRAIWKGAVSFGLVSVPVKLYSATESHDVSFRQVHAKDGGRIKYQRVCSIDGEEVAFADIAKGYETEDGEMVILTDDDMAELPSTSSREIAVEKFVPSNQIDPMLFEKSYYLEPEKTGAKPYALLRQALLDADRMAVVTVALRQRTSVAVLRVRDDVIVLQTMMWPDEIRTPDFSVEVDEVKPAEVKMANMLVETLAGDFDASEFEDDYAGAVETLVKTKIEGGEVKRTPTSTKSSGEVVDLLAALQRSVDAAKTARGEDAPSAEDEKPAKKSGAKKAPAKKAAAKKAPAKKATKSTTKKAAAKKAS, via the coding sequence ATGCGTGCGATCTGGAAGGGTGCCGTCTCCTTCGGGCTGGTGAGCGTCCCCGTGAAGCTCTACTCCGCCACGGAGTCCCACGACGTGTCCTTCCGGCAGGTGCACGCGAAGGACGGCGGGCGGATCAAGTACCAACGCGTCTGCTCGATCGACGGCGAGGAGGTCGCGTTCGCCGACATCGCCAAGGGCTACGAGACCGAGGACGGCGAGATGGTGATCCTCACCGACGACGACATGGCCGAGCTGCCGTCGACGTCGTCGCGGGAGATCGCGGTCGAGAAGTTCGTCCCCAGCAACCAGATCGACCCGATGCTGTTCGAGAAGTCGTACTACCTCGAGCCCGAGAAGACCGGCGCCAAGCCCTACGCCCTGCTGCGCCAGGCCCTCCTCGACGCCGACCGGATGGCGGTCGTCACCGTCGCCCTGCGCCAGCGCACCTCGGTGGCCGTGCTCCGCGTCCGCGACGACGTGATCGTGCTGCAGACGATGATGTGGCCCGACGAGATCCGCACGCCGGACTTCTCCGTCGAGGTCGACGAGGTCAAGCCCGCCGAGGTCAAGATGGCCAACATGCTGGTCGAGACGCTGGCCGGCGACTTCGACGCCTCCGAGTTCGAGGACGACTACGCCGGCGCGGTCGAGACCCTGGTCAAGACCAAGATCGAGGGCGGCGAGGTCAAGCGCACGCCCACCTCGACCAAGTCGTCGGGCGAGGTCGTCGACCTGCTCGCGGCGCTGCAGCGCTCGGTCGACGCCGCCAAGACCGCCCGGGGCGAGGACGCGCCGTCGGCCGAGGACGAGAAGCCGGCGAAGAAGTCGGGCGCGAAGAAGGCTCCGGCCAAGAAGGCCGCCGCCAAGAAGGCTCCGGCCAAGAAGGCGACGAAGTCGACCACGAAGAAGGCCGCCGCCAAGAAGGCCAGCTGA
- a CDS encoding alpha/beta fold hydrolase — MAHLTLADGRTLEYLTGGAEDGIPYLYHAGTPSAAVRDDAMWAAAERVGLRLVTFSRPGYGASTPRPVGDPVPVAADVADSVELLDALGIDRFVTLGWSGGGPRALGCAALLPGRCLAALSLAGVAPADADDLDFTAGMGPENVRDFDLAARGREALRPVVEEQAAEFGAVTGEQIVAAFGELVDEVDAAALTGAFADHLAADFRHAMAQGAVGLLEDNLQIMRPWGFDVAAITVPVAVWQGAHDKMVPFAHGQWLAARIPGARVHLFDDEGHLSLISRLDEMLAELRDLSGL, encoded by the coding sequence GTGGCCCACCTGACGCTCGCCGACGGACGCACGCTCGAGTACCTCACCGGCGGGGCGGAGGACGGGATCCCCTACCTCTACCACGCGGGCACCCCGAGCGCAGCCGTGCGGGACGACGCGATGTGGGCGGCCGCCGAGCGGGTCGGGCTGCGGCTGGTGACCTTCTCGCGGCCCGGGTACGGCGCCTCCACCCCGCGCCCGGTCGGCGACCCGGTGCCCGTCGCGGCCGACGTCGCCGACAGCGTCGAGCTGCTGGACGCGCTGGGGATCGACCGGTTCGTGACGCTCGGCTGGTCCGGCGGCGGCCCGCGCGCCCTGGGCTGTGCGGCGCTGCTGCCCGGGCGCTGCCTCGCGGCGCTGAGCCTCGCCGGGGTGGCACCGGCCGACGCCGACGACCTCGACTTCACCGCCGGCATGGGCCCGGAGAACGTGCGCGACTTCGACCTCGCCGCGCGGGGCCGTGAGGCGCTGCGGCCGGTCGTCGAGGAGCAGGCGGCCGAGTTCGGTGCCGTGACCGGCGAGCAGATCGTGGCCGCCTTCGGCGAGCTCGTGGACGAGGTCGACGCCGCCGCGCTCACGGGTGCGTTCGCCGACCACCTCGCGGCCGACTTCCGGCACGCGATGGCCCAGGGGGCGGTGGGGCTCCTGGAGGACAACCTCCAGATCATGCGGCCGTGGGGCTTCGACGTCGCCGCGATCACCGTGCCGGTCGCGGTGTGGCAGGGCGCCCACGACAAGATGGTGCCGTTCGCGCACGGCCAGTGGCTGGCCGCCCGGATCCCCGGGGCGCGGGTGCACCTCTTCGACGACGAGGGTCACCTGTCGCTGATCAGCCGGCTCGACGAGATGCTCGCCGAGCTCCGCGACCTCAGCGGCCTCTGA
- a CDS encoding VOC family protein — MSRTPVTGEPCYIELFTPDTDAAAAFYGPLFGWTAGEGSPEFGGYRMFLKDDVPIAGLMANDGTSGSPSMWSVYLSTDDIERTLARTTQAGGTVLHGPMQIADLGSMAMLVDPAGAVVGAWQAETFAGTGLIAEPGAPGWFETLSTDYAASVGFYTDVFGWDVTTMSDSDEFRYCTLGKDDDARAGIMDAAGFLGDQPSRWQPYLMVEGTDAAVAQAVELGGSVDTAPQETPYGRLAVLVDPAGVAFSVMGPSAEAA, encoded by the coding sequence ATGTCCCGCACCCCGGTCACCGGAGAGCCCTGCTACATCGAGCTGTTCACCCCCGACACCGACGCCGCCGCGGCGTTCTACGGCCCGCTGTTCGGCTGGACCGCCGGCGAGGGCAGCCCGGAGTTCGGCGGCTACCGGATGTTCCTCAAGGACGATGTCCCGATCGCCGGGCTGATGGCGAACGACGGGACGTCCGGCAGCCCCAGCATGTGGTCGGTCTACCTGTCGACGGACGACATCGAGCGGACGCTGGCGCGGACCACGCAGGCCGGCGGCACCGTCCTGCACGGCCCGATGCAGATCGCCGACCTCGGCTCGATGGCGATGCTCGTCGACCCGGCCGGCGCCGTCGTCGGCGCCTGGCAGGCCGAGACCTTCGCCGGGACCGGCCTGATCGCGGAGCCGGGTGCGCCGGGGTGGTTCGAGACGCTCAGCACGGACTACGCCGCCTCCGTCGGGTTCTACACCGACGTCTTCGGCTGGGACGTGACGACGATGAGCGACAGCGACGAGTTCCGGTACTGCACGCTCGGCAAGGACGACGACGCGCGCGCCGGGATCATGGACGCCGCCGGCTTCCTCGGGGACCAGCCGTCGCGCTGGCAGCCCTACCTGATGGTCGAGGGCACCGACGCGGCCGTCGCGCAGGCCGTCGAGCTCGGCGGGAGCGTCGACACGGCGCCCCAGGAGACGCCGTACGGCCGGCTGGCCGTGCTCGTCGACCCGGCCGGCGTCGCCTTCTCGGTCATGGGGCCGAGCGCCGAGGCCGCCTGA
- a CDS encoding SDR family NAD(P)-dependent oxidoreductase: MTRRRTLLLQTPRARAQRLRRRLTHDPTSPLAGRTVLVTGASSGIGEATARAVAARGAHVLLVARRAEALEELRAEIVADGGRATAYPCDLTDLEAVDVLVERVLADHGTVDLLVNNAGRSIRRSLHLTHGRFHDFERTMAINYFAPVRLTMGLLPAMRAQRFGHVVNIVTWGVQMKAPKFSAYIASKTALDTWSRIASREAYGDNVTFTNMRFSLVRTAMSAPTEAYAGRGETTEHAAARVVRALEDRPVTVGGWPGRVGEVLNLVAPRLSDALFWRFDRAFPDSAAARGER, translated from the coding sequence GTGACCCGCCGCAGGACCCTGCTGCTCCAGACCCCGCGCGCCCGGGCGCAGCGGCTGCGGCGCCGGCTGACCCACGACCCCACGAGCCCGCTGGCCGGCCGCACGGTGCTGGTCACCGGCGCCTCCTCCGGCATCGGCGAGGCGACCGCCCGCGCGGTCGCGGCCCGAGGTGCGCACGTCCTGCTCGTGGCACGCCGCGCCGAGGCCCTCGAGGAGCTGCGGGCCGAGATCGTCGCCGACGGCGGCCGCGCGACGGCGTACCCCTGCGACCTGACGGACCTCGAGGCCGTCGACGTCCTCGTCGAGCGCGTGCTCGCCGACCACGGCACCGTCGACCTCCTCGTCAACAACGCCGGCCGCTCGATCCGGCGCTCCCTGCACCTGACCCACGGGCGCTTCCACGACTTCGAGCGCACGATGGCGATCAACTACTTCGCCCCGGTCCGCCTCACGATGGGGCTGCTGCCGGCGATGCGTGCCCAGCGCTTCGGCCACGTGGTCAACATCGTGACGTGGGGCGTGCAGATGAAGGCCCCGAAGTTCTCCGCGTACATCGCCTCCAAGACCGCGCTCGACACGTGGTCGCGGATCGCCTCGCGGGAGGCGTACGGCGACAACGTGACCTTCACCAACATGCGCTTCTCCCTGGTGCGGACCGCGATGTCGGCGCCGACCGAGGCCTACGCCGGCCGGGGCGAGACCACGGAGCACGCCGCCGCCCGCGTGGTGCGCGCCCTCGAGGACCGTCCGGTGACCGTGGGCGGCTGGCCCGGCCGGGTCGGCGAGGTGCTCAACCTGGTGGCGCCCCGCCTGAGCGACGCGCTGTTCTGGCGCTTCGACCGGGCCTTCCCCGACTCCGCCGCGGCCCGCGGCGAGCGCTGA
- a CDS encoding amidase, which yields MTDLSRLGVTETVRLTTQRDLTARLVVEEALGRIADADPRLNAFSRVLADEARAEASARDDQLAGGAAPGPLHGVPIAVKEEIDVAGTVTTYGGEANSTPVAADAELVRRLRAAGAVIVGKTTMPEFGAFPYTESASRGLTRNPWDHARTPGGSSGGTASAVSAGLVPVAIGGDGGGSIRIPSACCGLFGLKPQRGRVTTSPEPHLWWALGTAGPLTRTVLDSAVVYDAIRGNLDTDLYRAGGTESFTEAAQREPGRLRIGWTTKPVTLGVKPDPLHVQVLEDTVRLLTELGHDVVEVDPRYPDPTAAFVPQFFAGIRTEADQVEHFERLERRTRETYRLGSWVRPGVVRWALKETEKISAKANLVFQDVDVLLTPTIAHRPPPVGQLDGAGTVLASLRAMPAIAYAALWNVAGNPAAAVPCGTGPDGLPTSVQLVGRTDDEATLFSLAAQVEKARPWPLLAGDDA from the coding sequence GTGACCGACCTCTCCCGCCTCGGCGTCACCGAGACCGTCCGCCTGACCACCCAGCGCGACCTGACCGCCCGGCTGGTCGTCGAGGAGGCCCTGGGACGCATCGCCGACGCCGACCCGCGGCTCAACGCCTTCTCGCGGGTGCTGGCCGACGAGGCGCGGGCCGAGGCCTCCGCGCGCGACGACCAGCTCGCCGGGGGAGCGGCGCCCGGGCCGCTCCACGGCGTGCCGATCGCGGTCAAGGAGGAGATCGACGTCGCCGGCACGGTCACGACGTACGGCGGGGAGGCCAACTCCACCCCGGTGGCGGCCGACGCCGAGCTGGTGCGCCGGCTGCGCGCCGCCGGCGCCGTCATCGTCGGCAAGACCACGATGCCGGAGTTCGGGGCGTTCCCCTACACCGAGTCGGCGTCGCGCGGCCTCACCCGCAACCCGTGGGACCACGCGCGGACGCCCGGCGGCTCCAGCGGCGGCACCGCCTCGGCCGTGTCCGCCGGCCTGGTCCCGGTCGCGATCGGCGGCGACGGCGGCGGCTCGATCCGGATCCCCAGCGCCTGCTGCGGCCTCTTCGGCCTCAAGCCGCAGCGCGGCCGGGTGACGACCTCGCCGGAGCCGCACCTGTGGTGGGCGCTCGGCACCGCGGGCCCGCTCACCCGGACCGTCCTCGACAGCGCGGTCGTGTACGACGCCATCCGCGGCAACCTGGACACCGACCTCTACCGCGCGGGTGGGACCGAGTCGTTCACCGAGGCCGCGCAGCGCGAGCCCGGGCGGCTGCGGATCGGCTGGACCACGAAGCCGGTCACGCTCGGCGTGAAACCCGACCCGCTGCACGTGCAGGTCCTCGAGGACACCGTCCGGCTGCTGACCGAGCTGGGCCACGACGTGGTCGAGGTGGACCCGCGCTACCCCGACCCGACGGCCGCGTTCGTGCCGCAGTTCTTCGCCGGGATCCGCACCGAGGCCGACCAGGTCGAGCACTTCGAGCGCCTCGAGCGACGCACCCGCGAGACCTACCGGCTCGGCTCGTGGGTCCGCCCCGGGGTGGTCCGGTGGGCGCTCAAGGAGACCGAGAAGATCTCCGCCAAGGCCAACCTGGTCTTCCAGGACGTCGACGTGCTCCTCACCCCGACCATCGCCCACCGGCCCCCGCCGGTCGGGCAGCTCGACGGCGCCGGGACGGTGCTGGCCTCGCTGCGGGCGATGCCCGCGATCGCCTACGCCGCCCTGTGGAACGTCGCCGGCAACCCGGCCGCCGCGGTGCCCTGCGGCACCGGCCCCGACGGACTGCCCACCTCGGTGCAGCTGGTCGGACGCACTGACGACGAGGCGACGCTGTTCAGCCTGGCCGCCCAGGTCGAGAAGGCGCGGCCCTGGCCGCTGCTCGCCGGCGACGACGCGTGA
- a CDS encoding ABC transporter ATP-binding protein: MSGSTGWRGVAQVDDEEAEERESAARLGGGSRRLLGELLAPYKRAIQVLVVIVVVENAARLSIPYLVKEGIDTGIPPIRESDNLEPLLLVVGIMLVATITQAVARQLFLVRSGRIGQDVLFSIRRRVFRHFQVLSPAFHDSYTSGRVISRQTSDVDAIYEMLETGFDGLVTAALTLLGTAGLLLFLDLKLGLVALLCGPVLAWLTNWFRKESSKSYRVTREKVALVIVHFVESMGGIRAVQAFRREGRNQEIFDDVNDQYRAANLVAFRLVAWFMPGIRLIGNVTIAVVLLYGAYRAYHGDVTVGVLAAFLLYLRQFFEPMMEISQFYNTFQSASAALEKLAGVLEIPASVPEPERPTPLAKAHGELRFEDVRFGYVEGRDVLPDLDLTVPAGQTLALVGTTGAGKTTLAKLSTRFYDPDGGRILLDGIDLRDLTSTDLRTSVVMVTQENYLFSGTIADNIRFGRPDATMEQIVEATTALGAHDFITAMPDGYETDVANQGGRLSAGQRQLVAFARAFLADPSVLILDEATSSLDSPSERLVQHALRTVLAGRTALIIAHRLSTVEIADRVLVMEHGRIVEDGSPADLVASGGGRYSDLHDAWLESLA, from the coding sequence ATGAGCGGGTCCACCGGCTGGCGCGGTGTCGCACAGGTCGACGACGAGGAGGCCGAGGAGCGCGAGAGCGCCGCGCGCCTCGGTGGCGGCTCGCGCCGCCTGCTGGGCGAGCTGCTGGCGCCGTACAAGCGCGCCATCCAGGTGCTGGTCGTCATCGTGGTCGTCGAGAACGCCGCCCGGCTGTCGATCCCGTACCTCGTCAAGGAGGGGATCGACACCGGCATCCCGCCGATCCGCGAGTCCGACAACCTCGAGCCGCTGCTGCTGGTCGTCGGCATCATGCTGGTGGCCACGATCACCCAGGCGGTGGCGCGGCAGCTGTTCCTCGTCCGGTCGGGACGCATCGGCCAGGACGTGCTGTTCTCGATCCGGCGCCGGGTCTTCCGCCACTTCCAGGTGCTGAGCCCGGCCTTCCACGACAGCTACACCTCCGGCCGGGTGATCTCGCGCCAGACCTCCGACGTCGACGCGATCTACGAGATGCTCGAGACCGGCTTCGACGGGCTGGTCACCGCTGCCCTCACCCTGCTCGGCACCGCCGGGCTGCTGCTCTTCCTCGACCTCAAGCTGGGCCTGGTCGCGCTGCTGTGCGGCCCGGTGCTCGCCTGGCTGACCAACTGGTTCCGCAAGGAGTCCTCGAAGAGCTACCGCGTCACCCGCGAGAAGGTCGCGCTGGTGATCGTGCACTTCGTCGAGTCGATGGGCGGGATCCGCGCGGTCCAGGCCTTCCGCCGCGAGGGTCGCAACCAGGAGATCTTCGACGACGTCAACGACCAGTACCGCGCCGCCAACCTGGTCGCCTTCCGGCTGGTCGCGTGGTTCATGCCGGGCATCCGGCTGATCGGCAACGTCACGATCGCGGTGGTGCTGCTCTACGGCGCCTACCGGGCCTACCACGGCGACGTGACCGTCGGCGTGCTCGCGGCGTTCCTGCTCTACCTCCGGCAGTTCTTCGAGCCGATGATGGAGATCTCGCAGTTCTACAACACCTTCCAGTCAGCGTCGGCCGCGCTGGAGAAGCTCGCCGGCGTGCTCGAGATCCCCGCGAGCGTCCCCGAGCCCGAGCGCCCCACCCCGCTGGCCAAGGCGCACGGCGAGCTGCGCTTCGAGGACGTCCGCTTCGGCTACGTCGAGGGCCGCGACGTGCTGCCGGACCTCGACCTGACCGTCCCGGCCGGGCAGACGCTGGCGCTGGTCGGCACGACCGGTGCCGGCAAGACCACCCTGGCCAAGTTGTCGACCCGGTTCTACGACCCCGACGGCGGGCGGATCCTGCTCGACGGCATCGACCTGCGCGACCTGACCTCGACGGACCTGCGCACCTCGGTCGTCATGGTCACCCAGGAGAACTACCTCTTCTCCGGCACCATCGCCGACAACATCCGCTTCGGGCGGCCGGACGCCACGATGGAGCAGATCGTCGAGGCGACCACCGCCCTCGGCGCGCACGACTTCATCACGGCCATGCCGGACGGCTACGAGACCGACGTCGCCAACCAGGGCGGCCGGCTCAGCGCCGGTCAGCGGCAGCTGGTCGCCTTCGCCCGGGCGTTCCTCGCCGACCCGTCGGTGCTGATCCTCGACGAGGCCACCTCGTCGCTGGACTCGCCCTCGGAGCGCCTGGTCCAGCACGCGCTGCGCACCGTGCTGGCCGGCCGGACCGCGCTGATCATCGCCCACCGGCTCTCCACCGTGGAGATCGCCGACCGGGTGCTGGTGATGGAGCACGGCCGGATCGTCGAGGACGGCAGCCCGGCCGACCTGGTCGCCAGCGGTGGTGGTCGCTACTCCGACCTGCACGACGCCTGGCTGGAGTCCCTGGCCTGA